Proteins from a single region of Flavobacterium sp. K5-23:
- a CDS encoding glycine zipper family protein, translating into MKIVYFALLALALVSCKNQGEMNIEDAKQVSIDSMKIEIEKQKVIDSMQIEMSKAAAQKEVVIVNQPAGSTTTTTTVTKKKGWSGAAKGAVIGAGVGAVTGAVISKKKGEGAIIGGLAGAGVGAGTGAIIDGSKKE; encoded by the coding sequence ATGAAAATAGTATATTTTGCGTTATTAGCGCTAGCATTAGTTTCTTGTAAAAATCAAGGAGAAATGAATATTGAAGATGCCAAGCAGGTAAGTATAGATTCAATGAAAATTGAAATTGAGAAGCAAAAAGTTATCGATTCAATGCAAATTGAAATGAGTAAAGCAGCTGCGCAAAAAGAAGTTGTTATTGTTAATCAACCGGCTGGAAGCACTACAACTACTACAACTGTGACTAAGAAGAAGGGTTGGAGTGGAGCAGCAAAAGGGGCCGTAATTGGTGCTGGAGTTGGAGCTGTAACAGGTGCGGTTATTAGCAAGAAAAAAGGAGAAGGAGCTATAATAGGTGGCCTCGCAGGTGCTGGTGTTGGTGCTGGAACTGGCGCAATTATCGACGGAAGTAAAAAGGAATAG
- the kynU gene encoding kynureninase, which produces MIFENTKEFAQQLDSQDKLNKYRDEFIFPKVNGEKVIYFTGNSLGLQPKRTKAYVDEVMDDWANLAVEGHFYAKKPWWDYQERFANPLSKIVGALPSEITVMNTLTVNLHLLMVSFYRPTATRYKIICEEKAFPSDQYMFQSQVHSHGLKPEDAIVEIKRREGEHNIRIEDVLAKIAEVGDELALVLIGGVNYYTGQVFDMKTITAAGHKTGAKVGWDLAHAAGNIKLELHDWNVDFAAWCSYKYMNSGPGNASGCFVHEKHHNNPDLPRFAGWWGHNKERRFKMEPTFDPVHGADGWQVSNLPILSLAPYLASVEMFDEIGMDALIEKRDKITSYLEFILHEIDKEVDSTFEIITPTDLSERGCQLSVLLHGEGRSLFDYLMKRGVITDWREPNVIRLAPVPLYCSFEDMYDFGQILKEGILL; this is translated from the coding sequence ATGATTTTCGAAAATACTAAAGAATTTGCACAGCAACTTGATTCTCAAGACAAACTAAATAAATATAGAGATGAATTTATTTTTCCAAAAGTAAACGGAGAAAAAGTAATCTATTTTACCGGAAATTCATTGGGACTACAACCCAAAAGAACAAAAGCCTATGTTGATGAAGTAATGGACGACTGGGCAAATCTCGCTGTAGAAGGGCATTTTTATGCTAAAAAACCGTGGTGGGATTATCAAGAAAGATTCGCAAATCCGTTGAGTAAAATAGTAGGGGCATTGCCTTCTGAAATTACGGTAATGAATACCTTAACTGTAAATCTGCACTTGTTGATGGTTTCTTTTTATCGTCCTACAGCAACAAGGTATAAAATCATTTGCGAAGAAAAAGCATTCCCATCAGATCAGTATATGTTTCAATCCCAGGTTCATTCTCACGGTTTAAAGCCTGAAGATGCAATTGTCGAAATTAAACGGAGAGAAGGGGAACACAATATCCGTATTGAAGATGTTTTAGCTAAAATTGCCGAAGTAGGTGACGAATTAGCTTTAGTATTAATAGGAGGAGTGAACTATTACACGGGGCAAGTTTTTGATATGAAAACTATAACTGCTGCGGGACATAAGACAGGAGCAAAAGTAGGATGGGATTTAGCCCATGCTGCCGGAAACATTAAATTAGAACTACACGATTGGAATGTGGATTTTGCTGCCTGGTGCAGTTATAAATATATGAATTCAGGACCTGGAAACGCGTCTGGTTGTTTTGTGCATGAAAAACACCATAATAACCCTGATTTACCAAGATTTGCCGGTTGGTGGGGACACAATAAAGAACGCCGTTTCAAGATGGAGCCTACATTCGACCCAGTTCATGGCGCTGATGGTTGGCAAGTCAGTAATTTACCAATACTTTCCCTAGCACCTTACTTAGCTTCAGTTGAAATGTTTGACGAAATAGGAATGGATGCGCTTATTGAAAAAAGAGATAAAATCACTTCATACCTAGAATTTATTCTTCATGAAATAGATAAAGAAGTAGATAGTACATTCGAAATCATTACTCCAACAGATCTTTCTGAAAGAGGATGTCAACTTTCCGTTCTTCTGCATGGTGAGGGACGTAGCCTTTTTGATTATTTAATGAAGAGGGGTGTTATTACCGATTGGCGTGAGCCTAATGTAATTCGTTTAGCTCCTGTGCCATTATATTGTTCTTTTGAAGACATGTATGATTTTGGTCAAATATTGAAAGAAGGTATATTGCTTTAA
- the queA gene encoding tRNA preQ1(34) S-adenosylmethionine ribosyltransferase-isomerase QueA, producing the protein MKLSHFQFDLPKELLAEYPSENRDESRLMVIDRKKQTIEHKTFKDVIDYFDDGDVLILNNTKVFPARLYGNKEKTGARIEVFLLRELNAEQRLWDVLVDPARKIRIGNKLYFGDDDSLVAEVIDNTTSRGRTLRFLYDGSYEEFRKKLTELGETPIPKYISRDVTPEDAERYQTIYAKEEGSVAAPTAGLHFSKHLLKKLEIKGIKFAEVTLHVGLGTFNPVEVEDLSKHKMDSEELKITQEACDIVNDAKVKKKRICAVGTTSMRAIESSVSSQSTLNPFDGWTNKFIFPPHEFSLATCMITNFHTPKSTLLMMISAFCGHDLMKRAYEEAIKEEYKFYSYGDAMLII; encoded by the coding sequence ATGAAATTATCACATTTTCAATTTGACTTACCTAAAGAACTTCTTGCCGAGTATCCGTCTGAAAACAGAGATGAATCGCGCTTGATGGTTATTGATCGTAAAAAACAAACGATCGAACATAAAACTTTCAAAGATGTAATTGATTATTTTGATGATGGGGATGTTTTAATATTAAATAACACCAAAGTTTTTCCAGCTCGTTTATATGGTAACAAAGAAAAAACAGGAGCTAGAATTGAAGTTTTCTTACTTAGAGAATTAAATGCTGAGCAACGTCTTTGGGATGTATTAGTAGATCCAGCACGTAAAATCAGAATCGGAAATAAATTGTATTTCGGGGATGATGATTCATTAGTGGCTGAGGTTATTGATAATACAACTTCTCGTGGAAGAACATTGCGTTTCCTTTACGATGGTTCGTATGAAGAATTCAGAAAAAAATTAACGGAACTTGGAGAAACTCCTATCCCAAAATACATAAGTAGAGACGTAACTCCTGAAGATGCTGAGCGTTACCAAACTATTTATGCTAAAGAGGAAGGTTCTGTAGCAGCTCCAACTGCTGGACTTCACTTCTCTAAGCATTTATTGAAAAAATTGGAAATTAAAGGAATCAAATTTGCTGAGGTAACACTTCACGTAGGTTTAGGAACTTTCAATCCAGTTGAAGTTGAAGATTTATCAAAGCACAAGATGGATTCTGAGGAATTAAAAATTACTCAAGAAGCTTGTGATATTGTAAATGATGCAAAAGTGAAAAAGAAACGTATTTGCGCTGTAGGTACTACATCAATGCGTGCTATTGAAAGTTCTGTCTCGTCTCAAAGCACATTGAATCCTTTTGACGGATGGACAAACAAATTTATCTTCCCTCCTCATGAATTCAGTTTGGCAACTTGTATGATTACAAATTTCCATACTCCAAAATCAACTTTGTTAATGATGATTTCCGCTTTTTGTGGTCACGATTTAATGAAAAGAGCGTATGAAGAAGCTATTAAAGAAGAGTATAAATTCTATTCTTACGGTGATGCGATGCTTATCATCTAA